The window GTACCGCAGTGACCTCCGGCTACCCCAACCCAGGAGGGGAGCGCTAAAGCGCAACTACAAACCTGGGTTGGTTCGCAGTACAGGCTCTGCCTACTGACGCCCCGCTTGACGGGGCCGTTCGCCCCACTTGATGGGGTCAGCCTGTCCGGACCGCGCCACGATACCGCCAGTCTCTCGGCCTCGGACCTCGTGCACTTGCCACCCTCGCACGAGCACGACCCATTGACCCTTGCGCTCCATCGCGCTATACTGAGCTGCGGGTGTTGCTACCAGAGCCCCGTGGTACCCAGAAGGAGGTCTGCCCATGGTGAATCTGTTCCTTCGCTCTGTGATCGTGCTCGCGCTCCTGTTCGGTCTGCTCTTTGCCATCGGCACGGTGGTGCTGGTGGCCGTGGGCGCGCCACCCATCTTGGGCGTGTTCTTCGCCCTGGCCATCGTCTTTTTGCAGTACCTGCTCGGTCCGTGGATCCTGCAGCTCATCTACCGCATCGAATGGCGTGATCCCGCTGCGGTCGACCCGGGCCTGGCCCAGTTCCTCAGCAGCGCCTGCGCGGCCAACAAGATCCCCGTGCCGCGCCTGGGCGTGATCCAGGACGGCAACCCCAACGCCTTTACCTTTGGCCACTATCCCGGCGATGCCCGCCTGGTGGTGACCACCGGCCTGCTGGAGCTGCTCGACGCCGACGAGCGCAACGCGGTGGTCGCCCACGAGCTGGGCCACATCGTGCACTGGGATTTCGTGGTGATGACCGTGGCCGGCGTGGTGCCGCTCGTCCTGTACATGATCTGGCGGCTCAGTGCCAGCGCTGATTCCGGCCGCAGCCGCCGGCGCAAGGGCGGCGGCTACCTGGCCATGGTGGGCCTCGTCTCCTACCTGGCCTATGTCATCAGCCAGTACATCGTGCTCTTTCTCTCCCGCGTGCGCGAGTACTATGCCGACCAGTTCTCCGGCCAGGTCACCGGCGATCCCGACAAGCTCTCGACCGCCCTCGTCAAGGTGGCCTACGGTATGGCCGCCGCGCCGCAGGGAGAAAAGCGCGACGATACCAGGATGGTGGCCGCGCGGGCCTTTGGCGTGTTCGACCCCAGGTCGGCCCAGGCCCTGGCCCTGGCCAGCGCCGGTTCGGGCGGGGTGACGGCCGAGACGATGGAAAGCGCGATGAAGTGGGACCTGTGGAACCCCTGGGCCATCTTTTACGAGCTCAGCTCCACCCACCCGCTGCCGGCCAAGCGCATCCGCGCCCTGGAGAAGCAGACCATCGCTGAGGGCAAGACCCCGCACTTTAGCTTTCGCGCCGAACAGCCCGAGAGTTACTGGGACGAGTTTGCCGTGGACTTGCTGATCACCTACCTGCCGGGCCTCTTTGCCCTCTTTGGCGTGATCATCGGCCTGGTGTTCTCGCCCGTCGCTATCCTCGGCGGCGAGCAGACGCTGATCCGCACGCCGGTGATGTGGGGCGGGCTGATACTGCTCTTGACCTGCGTGGGCTGGTGGATCCAGCGCGCTTTCTCCCACCGCCACAGTTTCAATGACCAGCGCACGGTCAAGTCGCTGATCGGCGAGGTCAAGGTGTCGGGCGTGCGCTCCATCCCCTGCACGGTCAAGGGCACCATCATCGGCCGCGGCATTCC is drawn from Chloroflexi bacterium ADurb.Bin180 and contains these coding sequences:
- a CDS encoding hypothetical protein (Protease HtpX homolog); translation: MVNLFLRSVIVLALLFGLLFAIGTVVLVAVGAPPILGVFFALAIVFLQYLLGPWILQLIYRIEWRDPAAVDPGLAQFLSSACAANKIPVPRLGVIQDGNPNAFTFGHYPGDARLVVTTGLLELLDADERNAVVAHELGHIVHWDFVVMTVAGVVPLVLYMIWRLSASADSGRSRRRKGGGYLAMVGLVSYLAYVISQYIVLFLSRVREYYADQFSGQVTGDPDKLSTALVKVAYGMAAAPQGEKRDDTRMVAARAFGVFDPRSAQALALASAGSGGVTAETMESAMKWDLWNPWAIFYELSSTHPLPAKRIRALEKQTIAEGKTPHFSFRAEQPESYWDEFAVDLLITYLPGLFALFGVIIGLVFSPVAILGGEQTLIRTPVMWGGLILLLTCVGWWIQRAFSHRHSFNDQRTVKSLIGEVKVSGVRSIPCTVKGTIIGRGIPGLFYSEDLVMQDETGYIVLDYRQPLGIMEFLFGWMKAQKLVGLSGQAMGWYRRSPRPYLELRQMVLNDGEVVTSYNYPVTQFLVYAGMVLGLVLLVAPLVVR